The Prosthecobacter algae genome has a segment encoding these proteins:
- a CDS encoding DUF7133 domain-containing protein, protein MNRFVLLSLLASLGSTLSAADPVEADFYKITTYTTPAETALEVGSIELLPEGKLALGTRRGEIWIVSNAQQSDPSKVSYKLFASGLHEVLGLGYKDGALYATTRYEITRLRDEDGDGRADVFENVNDQWGVSGDYHEYALGSRFDKQGDLWVTLCLTGSFDSKVPFRGWALRIKPDGTLVPTCSGIRSPGGVGFDADGEVYYVDNQGPWHGSSTLQHLVPGSFQGHPAGNIWYSLAPNMGPRPLDPIPEAFKGNRKRGEANPNGDPDRIVAERKRIKELLPPAVYLVHGKIGNSPTFILCDESGGKFGPFQKQLFIADQSHSNVSRVFLETVNGIKQGAVIPFRTGFASGLIGGRMDAEGHLYTGGSDRGWGARGGKPFCFEKLEWTGKLPFEIHEMRATPDGFELTFTEPVDAKSASDVASYSMREFTYAYREDYGGPEVDEILPKITSAKVSADGKSVRLTLTPLTQGHVHELHLDGVKNAKSQPLLHSVAYYTLNEIPKR, encoded by the coding sequence ATGAACCGTTTTGTCTTGCTCTCCCTCCTGGCCTCTCTCGGCAGCACGCTTTCCGCCGCCGATCCCGTCGAAGCCGATTTTTACAAGATCACCACTTACACCACCCCGGCTGAAACCGCGCTGGAAGTGGGTTCCATCGAGCTTTTGCCTGAAGGCAAACTCGCCCTCGGCACCCGCCGAGGTGAGATCTGGATCGTCTCCAACGCCCAGCAGTCCGATCCCTCAAAAGTCAGCTACAAGCTGTTTGCCTCCGGTCTTCATGAAGTCCTCGGCCTCGGTTACAAGGACGGTGCTCTTTACGCCACCACCCGTTATGAAATCACCCGCCTCAGGGATGAAGATGGCGATGGCCGGGCCGATGTGTTTGAAAACGTCAATGACCAGTGGGGTGTCTCCGGCGACTACCATGAATATGCCTTAGGCAGCCGCTTTGACAAACAGGGCGACCTCTGGGTCACCCTCTGCCTCACCGGTTCATTCGACAGCAAGGTGCCCTTCCGTGGCTGGGCCCTTCGCATCAAGCCAGATGGCACCCTCGTCCCCACTTGCAGCGGCATCCGCAGCCCAGGTGGTGTCGGCTTCGATGCCGATGGCGAAGTCTATTACGTGGACAACCAGGGCCCCTGGCACGGTTCTTCCACCCTCCAGCACCTCGTCCCCGGCAGCTTCCAGGGCCACCCCGCTGGCAACATCTGGTACTCCCTCGCCCCCAACATGGGCCCCCGTCCGCTCGATCCCATCCCTGAAGCTTTCAAGGGCAATCGCAAGCGCGGCGAGGCCAATCCGAATGGCGATCCCGACCGCATCGTCGCCGAGCGCAAACGCATCAAGGAGCTGCTTCCTCCCGCCGTGTATCTCGTCCACGGCAAGATCGGCAACTCCCCCACTTTCATCCTCTGCGATGAATCCGGCGGCAAGTTTGGCCCCTTCCAGAAGCAGCTCTTCATTGCCGACCAGAGCCACAGCAACGTCAGCCGCGTCTTTCTCGAAACCGTCAACGGTATCAAACAGGGCGCCGTCATTCCCTTCCGCACCGGCTTCGCCAGCGGCCTCATCGGCGGGCGTATGGATGCCGAAGGTCACCTTTACACCGGCGGCAGTGACCGTGGCTGGGGTGCCCGTGGTGGCAAGCCCTTCTGCTTTGAGAAACTCGAATGGACCGGCAAGCTGCCTTTTGAAATCCATGAGATGCGCGCCACGCCCGATGGTTTTGAGCTGACCTTCACCGAGCCTGTGGATGCCAAATCCGCCAGCGACGTGGCCAGCTACTCGATGCGCGAGTTCACCTATGCCTACCGCGAAGACTACGGCGGTCCCGAGGTGGATGAGATCCTTCCCAAAATCACTTCCGCCAAAGTCAGTGCCGATGGCAAAAGCGTGCGCCTCACCCTCACTCCCCTCACCCAGGGGCACGTGCATGAACTCCACCTCGATGGGGTAAAGAACGCCAAAAGCCAGCCTTTGCTCCATTCCGTGGCCTACTACACGCTCAACGAAATTCCCAAACGATAG
- a CDS encoding family 16 glycoside hydrolase has product MRFSFLLALGLTSSLHAADIKKEQPMTPGGVYRAHDMQRPRPQVITPPGFSTQEKAGAAPSDATILFDGKDLSKWKREPRKDSPPGDDKPLWKVENGYFEIVGRSGSIRTRESFKGDGHLHLEWATPATVVGNGQGRGNSGVFIGGFPEIQVLDSYQNDTYPDGQASGLYSSYPPMVNASRKPGEWQTYDILFERAKPGSKAKLTVIHNGIVVHFHREFDSAAQEGDLMLQDHLNPVRFRNIWLRPLRVDSDKAGTPAPAKNAAAKPAAQAAPSPAALKAIRIKTMTAQMKYDQAEFVVRPGQPVKVIFENGDDLPHNIVFCQPGTDTAAMALKQMENVEAALKRNWVPDDKRVWLHSKMLNPHEEETLTFTAPEKPGDYPFVCTFPGHALTMNGKMKVLPLGEGLKDLKFALYQGAWKSLPDFSKLKPHREGVVADNLIQIKLDDYKNEFGVVFTGQLHAPRKGSYRFYITGDDGVRLLVDGKTVVEYDGIHPAGDIKEGSTQLEQGPHEFRLEYFQDGGDIAVFAAWKGSNFDITPLSTWTPKGWEKGAKPKQKKDFDPIPLVVKNEPVIYRNFIAGAGNRGIAVGYPGGISLAWSAEQMNLALIWRGAFMDASKHWNSRGGGHEPPLGYDVLSPAQGQPFAILATPETAWPEKQERAPGYAWKGYRLDASRHPTFLYEWNGLKVADRSTAAPNQLKRTLKLDGKVPSNTWLRLASGKIESKDGGFLIDAGKLNFEGRAFENKLRITAAGARIVGENLLLPVTGPEVTITYSWPQ; this is encoded by the coding sequence ATGCGTTTTTCGTTTCTCCTGGCCCTCGGTTTGACCAGCAGCCTTCACGCTGCCGATATCAAGAAAGAACAGCCCATGACCCCGGGGGGCGTCTATCGTGCGCATGACATGCAGCGGCCTCGCCCGCAGGTCATCACCCCGCCCGGTTTCAGCACCCAGGAAAAAGCGGGTGCCGCCCCCTCCGATGCCACCATCCTTTTCGATGGCAAGGACCTCTCCAAATGGAAGCGCGAGCCTCGCAAAGATTCCCCTCCCGGCGATGACAAACCCCTCTGGAAAGTCGAAAACGGCTACTTCGAAATTGTCGGCCGAAGCGGCAGCATCCGCACCCGTGAATCCTTCAAGGGCGATGGCCACCTCCACCTGGAATGGGCCACCCCGGCCACCGTCGTTGGCAATGGCCAGGGCCGTGGCAACAGCGGCGTCTTCATCGGCGGCTTTCCCGAAATCCAGGTCCTCGACTCCTACCAGAACGACACCTACCCCGATGGCCAGGCTTCCGGCCTCTACAGCAGCTACCCGCCCATGGTCAATGCCAGCCGCAAACCCGGCGAGTGGCAGACCTACGACATCCTCTTCGAGCGCGCCAAACCCGGCAGCAAGGCCAAGCTCACCGTCATCCACAACGGCATCGTCGTACACTTCCATCGCGAGTTCGACAGTGCCGCCCAGGAGGGCGACCTCATGCTTCAGGACCACCTGAACCCCGTCCGCTTTCGCAACATTTGGTTACGCCCGCTTCGCGTAGATTCCGACAAAGCTGGCACTCCGGCTCCTGCCAAAAACGCCGCTGCCAAACCGGCTGCCCAGGCCGCTCCGTCCCCAGCAGCTCTCAAGGCCATCCGCATCAAGACGATGACCGCGCAGATGAAGTACGACCAGGCCGAGTTCGTCGTCCGCCCCGGCCAGCCCGTGAAGGTCATCTTTGAAAACGGCGATGACCTCCCGCACAACATCGTCTTCTGCCAGCCCGGCACCGATACCGCCGCCATGGCCCTAAAGCAGATGGAAAACGTCGAGGCCGCCCTCAAGCGCAACTGGGTGCCGGATGACAAGCGCGTCTGGCTGCATTCCAAAATGCTCAATCCTCACGAGGAGGAGACCCTCACCTTCACCGCCCCTGAAAAGCCCGGCGACTATCCCTTCGTCTGCACCTTCCCAGGCCATGCCCTCACCATGAACGGCAAGATGAAAGTTCTGCCCCTTGGTGAAGGCCTCAAAGACCTCAAGTTCGCCCTTTATCAGGGAGCCTGGAAAAGCCTTCCCGACTTCTCTAAATTGAAACCTCACCGTGAAGGCGTAGTGGCAGACAACCTCATCCAGATCAAGCTCGACGACTATAAGAACGAGTTCGGCGTCGTTTTCACCGGCCAGCTTCACGCCCCCCGCAAAGGCAGCTACCGTTTTTACATCACCGGGGATGATGGCGTTCGCCTCTTGGTGGATGGCAAAACAGTCGTCGAGTATGACGGCATCCATCCCGCAGGCGACATCAAGGAAGGCTCCACTCAGTTGGAGCAGGGGCCCCATGAGTTCCGCCTGGAATACTTCCAGGACGGCGGCGACATCGCCGTCTTTGCCGCCTGGAAGGGCAGCAACTTCGACATCACCCCGCTCTCCACCTGGACCCCCAAAGGCTGGGAAAAAGGTGCCAAGCCCAAGCAGAAGAAGGACTTCGATCCCATCCCCCTCGTGGTCAAAAACGAGCCAGTCATCTACCGCAACTTCATCGCCGGTGCTGGCAATCGCGGCATCGCTGTCGGTTATCCTGGCGGCATCAGCCTCGCCTGGAGTGCCGAGCAGATGAACCTCGCCCTCATCTGGCGCGGAGCCTTCATGGATGCTTCCAAACACTGGAACAGCCGTGGCGGCGGTCATGAGCCCCCCTTGGGCTACGATGTCCTCAGCCCTGCCCAAGGCCAGCCCTTCGCCATCCTCGCCACACCGGAGACCGCCTGGCCTGAAAAGCAGGAACGCGCTCCAGGTTACGCCTGGAAAGGTTATCGGCTTGATGCCTCCCGCCATCCCACCTTTCTCTATGAATGGAATGGCTTGAAAGTGGCCGATCGCAGCACCGCCGCGCCTAACCAATTGAAGCGTACGCTGAAGCTCGATGGCAAGGTCCCCTCGAACACCTGGCTGCGCCTCGCTTCCGGCAAGATCGAGTCCAAAGATGGCGGCTTCCTCATTGACGCAGGCAAGCTCAATTTCGAAGGCCGCGCTTTTGAAAACAAACTCCGCATCACCGCCGCAGGCGCTCGCATCGTGGGTGAAAACCTCCTCCTCCCCGTCACCGGCCCAGAGGTCACCATCACCTATTCCTGGCCTCAGTGA
- a CDS encoding transcription elongation factor GreAB encodes MAPLSKSAVLTAIQKTLDDELAALTRGARASFAAATDPDSRAENKYDTRTLEASYVARGQAQRVQELQAAVHLFQALAQDLTASPTVRLGSFILLDEDQYYFMGPGAGGTEVILEGKEILVITPASPLGQRLMGKGAGETLQLPAGPTFRITSVL; translated from the coding sequence ATGGCCCCCCTCTCAAAATCCGCCGTCCTCACTGCCATCCAGAAAACCCTGGATGACGAACTGGCCGCCCTCACCCGGGGAGCCCGGGCCTCCTTCGCTGCCGCCACCGATCCCGACAGCCGCGCCGAGAATAAATACGACACCCGCACCCTCGAGGCGTCCTACGTCGCCCGTGGCCAGGCCCAGCGCGTGCAGGAACTCCAGGCAGCCGTCCATCTGTTCCAGGCACTCGCCCAGGACCTCACCGCCAGCCCCACCGTCCGCCTTGGCTCGTTCATCCTCCTGGATGAGGATCAATATTACTTCATGGGCCCTGGTGCTGGCGGCACCGAGGTCATCTTGGAGGGAAAAGAAATTCTCGTCATCACCCCCGCTTCCCCCTTGGGCCAGCGCCTCATGGGCAAAGGGGCAGGGGAGACCCTCCAACTCCCCGCCGGCCCCACCTTCCGCATCACCTCAGTTCTCTGA